The genomic DNA agtggaaatgggatcgtattacaatggattttgttacaGGAttaccattgtcagcaagtaaaaagaatgctatctgggtaattgttgatcggctTACAAAATCAGCTCACTTTATAGCTGTTAGAACAGATTGGTCATTGCAGAAGCTTGCAGAAGTGTATattcgagaaattgttagattacacggtatTCCGGTGTCAATAATCTCAGATCGAGATCCTcggttcacatcgagattttggagacaGCTACATGAATCATTGGGTACTCGActtaactttagtacggcttttcatccgcaaacagatggacaGTCCGAACAGGTAATACAgatattagaagatatgcttcgggcttgtatcattgattttgaatcaggttgggaacgttatttgCCATTAGCTGAATTTGTCTATAACAATAGGTTCCAATctagtattcaaatggctccgtatgaagcattatatggtcgaagGTGTCGATCACCGGTATGTTGGAcagaattgaatgaaagaaaaatgattgggccagaattgattcaagaaacagAAGAAACAGTTAAGAAGATTAAAGATAGATTGAAAGCAGCTTTTGATAggtagaaatcatatgcagacttgaaacggtgAGACATTGAATATtctgttggtgataaagtattcctcaaagtatcaccttggaagaaagttttgagatttggccgaaagggtaagttaagtccacgttttattgggccgtatgaggttgTGGAAAGAATTGGGTCTGTTGCCTACCGACTAGTTTTACCTCCAGAATTacagaaaattcatgatgtttttcatgtttcgatgctccggagatatagatcggatccttcccACATTATTCCTACTGAAAATATTGAAATTCGGTCTGatttgacttatgaagaagagctGGTTCAGATATTAGCTCGAGAAgtaaaagagctgagaaataaacgGGTCcctctagtaaaagtgttatggaggAGTCATAATAtggaagaagcgacttgggaaccggaagaaacgatgagagcacaatatcctcatctattctcaggtaaattttgaagacgaaatttattaagggggggagaaatgtaatgacccaaaattcacgggcatcggaAAAGTACATTAacaggcctccgtcttagtaaatcgagttcgaaataattactagaaatatttatgagtttagcgatgtgtttaattaggtttaaattaggtgaatttagtttaatttagagtaattagtaaaaatgactaaattgaataaggagtaaaagtttaattataaattagtagGAAATAATAAGGACCAAATAGGAAATTATTCCTATTTGGGAAGATGAGGCGGCTAAAGgagtaaaaatctaagatttttactcggttatatagtataattttgacaagtggatggtaaaaaaaaaaataataaataaataaataaataaattattattatatattattagtaacaaaagtaaataaaagaaacagagtaaagaaaagaaacaaaagaatagaGAAAGAGAACAGAAAGCATTGAAagaggaaagaaagaagaaaataaaagagagaaaaggggaaatagggtttttgaagcttggagtttaattggtaagttcaatcatgtcattctcttaattttgatgttctaaaagtattaaaataaggttttgatAGAATTAAGTTAGTAGTTTAGaagtttttaagtttttaaacaaagttcatgatgaacaaaatgatggaattaggggtttatttgatagaaattttgattagaattgaataaaggattgaatcgtaaactaagttataagttttgagttttagggattaaatggaaataaattcgaaatcatgaaaatatgctgaaaatttaatagttaagtatgagtttggacaaaatttggatagaaataaagtatgaattaagatagaaaagtaagtgaatttagttaggattaaattgaaattaaagtaaatcaacattttgtactaaaactattttggacagcagcagtagtctaagtttgaaaaatcatcaaaaattgtagaaattgaattagaggatgaataaaatatggaattaaagcttattgagtctagtttcttatagaagaaacgatataagcatttgaattgtaaattatgagatataatgagttttgtgagacaaggtcagaataaattcgaattcccctgttctgagtttggaaaatcaccaaaaattgaagaaaaataattataggcttaaagttatatgtttagaatccttaatgagtctatcttcaggagaaatcaacaagaatattatccgagttctgtactgtgatataattaatttttagtgaagaatggtcgGAACTATTTGACAGCAGAATaggggcaactttaaagaataaactgtacttattggcttaacagaaaattctaaaaattttatggtaagaagatatgtgagtctagttttaggaaaaattagtggatcttaatatGGAGTTtcctagctcaagatataaatgatttagtaacaatgactcaagtagacagctttgaatgaacatataagtaaatagtggaattatgtgtataaaaatggttaaatttgcatgtttagactcatggattaaattgaattgtgttatattgatgattataaattattattattttcgtagttaacaaagaagccaagacatcggcgcacaaaggaaaggagaaagctatcgaggattaaaacgagaaattcacggtttgtattactataattcaaattacttgTTATTAAATGCTTtatatcaattctatatttaataagtgaattataaggtaagtattgatatttgagttgaatgagaattgaattgaatggtgaatgtgtatgtataattgaattgtaaattgatttgaatgtgaaaattttaattgaaaagtaatcttggaatggaaatgaaagtgaattgagaattgaaataccctattaactagtcgggctaagtcggatataattggcatgccataggatatggaagtaTACGGGATTTGTCGGCTTtatcgatcaggcactttatgtgtcgtatttcaggcacctcgtgtgtcgtatcaggcacctcgtgtgtcgttttaggcactttatgtgtcgtacaCTGATCAGgcactatgtaccgttttaggcacaatgtgccgtaatggtgtgttgggttggaatccgtgtatccgtcaaagtccggatttgttaatagggtgaacatctataatgagaaatttaaaataaattgattgattatattattgaaatattgaaagaaacgaaaaagttgaataatgaattgaaattgagattgaaaatgaaaggcatgaacttaatgttcatgtagtgattgaaattgttacatgtaatatgtgatggaaattgaagaatagttaaaaattgtattgttattattaattaagaaaagtttaagaatgaattgatatttgtgaaattagatagttacatgtttggtaattaaaattctttattgctattataacttgaattatggtaataccactgagtacggAATACTCAGCGTGCGGTTGTTTCCGTGCATAGGTTAATAGGAGTCTGATATCCCGGTCAGCATCTGAACGATCCCCACTCCAGCAAATTTTGGGTgatgttttctttcttaattgaaagtggcatgtactaggtgttgTATAAGTTATAAAGATATACTTGTAAAGTTGGTTATAA from Gossypium arboreum isolate Shixiya-1 chromosome 9, ASM2569848v2, whole genome shotgun sequence includes the following:
- the LOC108455454 gene encoding LOW QUALITY PROTEIN: uncharacterized protein LOC108455454 (The sequence of the model RefSeq protein was modified relative to this genomic sequence to represent the inferred CDS: substituted 2 bases at 2 genomic stop codons) yields the protein MSRVSIEVSSPLGQTVLVNQVYLRYPLIIQNKTFLVNLLIMPFGDFDIILGMDWLSEYGVILDCYKKRFSIQTEDGDRVEVSGIRTSGPTRIILVIKANKLLQEDCSAYLAYVINSDLVGSQCSQIRTVCEFSDVFPEELLGLPPNREVKFAIEVYPGTAPISIPPYRMSPTKLKELKVQLQDLLDRGFIRPSISPWGAPVLFVKKKDAIVQWKPPKNVSEVRSFLSLAGYYKRFANGFSNIVLPMTKLLQKNVPFIWDDQCQKSFETLKQMLTEAPAEHQVPTGLLQPISIPEWKWDRITMDFVTGLPLSASKKNAIWVIVDRLTKSAHFIAVRTDWSLQKLAEVYIREIVRLHGIPVSIISDRDPRFTSRFWRQLHESLGTRLNFSTAFHPQTDGQSEQVIQILEDMLRACIIDFESGWERYLPLAEFVYNNRFQSSIQMAPYEALYGRRCRSPVCWTELNERKMIGPELIQETEETVKKIKDRLKAAFDRXKSYADLKRXDIEYSVGDKVFLKVSPWKKVLRFGRKGKLSPRFIGPYEVVERIGSVAYRLVLPPELQKIHDVFHVSMLRRYRSDPSHIIPTENIEIRSDLTYEEELVQILAREVKELRNKRVPLVKVLWRSHNMEEATWEPEETMRAQYPH